One segment of Pseudodesulfovibrio sp. 5S69 DNA contains the following:
- a CDS encoding PEP/pyruvate-binding domain-containing protein, with product MKTALKTLFHFIHGNPEGKREATENFINKSEDFRLLLSANGKALELMAEMTDAARSGQSSGITRIRAYSVMVASSVRQMIERLCRMAPGKYETLRDGFNEIVRDMDQAFAGPSRGPLGPSVIRMRDLRAIDLPEAGSKVAMLGEIRAELGVVVPRGFAITASAFHLFMEATGLDDEINRLIQIHDGTTLEELNDLALSIRQAINLAPMPRELEEAVQEQCARLGDIRFAVRSSALGEDAEQTGFAGQFISKLGVKPAQVTDAYRAVISSMYSATAITYVRNRGLREDEMVMAAGCMEMIDAVAGGVVYTRPPVGGGSDAVIINAVPGLPCAVVDGSSMADSYSVDRATGKVTRRDIAEKEIRFVLTSGGKVRKEKLFGGKELAPSISDRDVERLAALALRIEEHFGHPQDIEWAKDREGLIVILQCRPLTVCEEAPVPRNESWPQDEESRGLAILSGCIPASPGAAAGYVVKVETEEDMFRFPDGAVLLARNARPQLSALLPRAAALVVEFGSSVGHLANVAREYAIPALIGAPGAVERLSGVGVITVNGTNGTIYLGRRKKMIQREARPAARVRTTDVGLALERVLKFITPLNLTDPESPDFRPEGCRSMHDITRFCHEKAVAEMFAQDNRPVSGAFRLAGERAMQYWLVDIGGGTTVEENGSANSSQSIGIESVRSNPMRALWYGMMAVPWEGPPVPRLDSFMSVMTSAAQNPALEAGARNDMGERNYFIVGSRYCNLQSRFGFHFCTIEGFAGDDPNVNYALFQFKGGGASLDRRHLRSRLVAETLEKRGFIAEIREDALFARLEGVSRQAVEQAMAVLGYLLMHTRQIDMSMADPGMVVHYRDLFEADIEELLEGLPDELREAGCAP from the coding sequence ATGAAGACCGCGCTCAAGACCCTGTTCCACTTCATCCACGGCAATCCCGAGGGAAAGCGGGAGGCGACTGAAAACTTCATCAACAAGTCCGAGGACTTCCGGCTCCTTCTCTCGGCCAACGGCAAGGCCCTGGAACTCATGGCCGAGATGACGGACGCGGCCCGCTCCGGCCAGTCGTCCGGGATCACCCGGATACGGGCCTACAGCGTCATGGTGGCCTCCAGCGTACGCCAGATGATCGAACGGCTGTGCCGCATGGCTCCCGGCAAATACGAAACCCTGCGCGACGGATTCAACGAAATCGTCCGGGACATGGACCAGGCCTTTGCCGGGCCGTCCAGAGGTCCGCTCGGACCGTCGGTCATTCGCATGCGCGACCTGCGCGCCATCGACCTGCCCGAGGCCGGGTCCAAGGTGGCCATGCTCGGCGAAATCCGGGCCGAACTCGGGGTGGTGGTGCCGCGCGGCTTCGCCATCACGGCCTCGGCCTTCCACCTGTTCATGGAGGCCACCGGCCTGGACGACGAGATCAACCGGCTCATCCAGATCCACGACGGGACCACCCTGGAGGAACTGAACGACCTGGCGCTGAGCATCCGCCAAGCCATCAACCTAGCCCCCATGCCGCGCGAGCTGGAGGAGGCCGTGCAAGAGCAGTGCGCCCGGCTGGGCGACATCCGCTTCGCGGTGCGTTCAAGCGCGCTCGGCGAGGATGCCGAGCAGACCGGATTCGCCGGACAGTTCATCTCCAAGCTCGGGGTCAAGCCCGCCCAGGTGACCGACGCCTACCGCGCGGTCATTTCGAGCATGTACTCGGCCACGGCCATCACCTACGTGCGCAACCGGGGGTTGCGCGAGGACGAGATGGTCATGGCCGCCGGGTGCATGGAAATGATCGACGCCGTGGCGGGCGGGGTGGTCTACACCCGGCCCCCGGTGGGCGGCGGCTCGGACGCGGTCATCATCAACGCGGTGCCCGGCCTGCCCTGCGCCGTGGTGGACGGCAGCTCCATGGCCGACTCCTACAGCGTGGACCGGGCGACCGGCAAGGTCACAAGGCGGGACATCGCCGAAAAGGAAATCCGTTTCGTCCTGACCTCCGGCGGCAAGGTCCGCAAGGAAAAGCTCTTCGGCGGCAAGGAACTGGCCCCGTCCATCTCGGACCGCGACGTCGAACGGCTGGCCGCCCTGGCCCTGCGCATCGAGGAACACTTCGGGCATCCCCAGGACATCGAGTGGGCCAAGGACCGCGAGGGATTGATCGTCATCCTGCAATGCCGTCCCCTGACCGTCTGCGAGGAGGCGCCCGTCCCCCGGAACGAGTCCTGGCCTCAGGACGAAGAGAGCCGGGGTCTGGCCATCCTGTCCGGATGCATCCCGGCCAGTCCGGGCGCGGCCGCGGGCTACGTGGTCAAGGTCGAGACCGAGGAGGACATGTTCCGCTTCCCGGACGGCGCGGTCCTGCTGGCCCGCAACGCCCGCCCGCAACTTTCCGCTCTGCTGCCCCGGGCCGCGGCCCTGGTGGTTGAATTCGGCAGTTCCGTGGGCCATCTGGCGAACGTGGCCAGGGAATACGCCATCCCGGCGCTCATCGGTGCGCCCGGGGCGGTGGAGCGGCTCTCCGGCGTGGGCGTGATCACGGTCAACGGGACCAACGGGACCATCTATCTGGGCCGCCGCAAGAAGATGATCCAGCGCGAGGCCCGCCCGGCGGCCAGGGTGCGCACCACGGACGTGGGGCTCGCCCTGGAACGGGTCCTGAAGTTCATCACCCCGCTCAACCTGACCGATCCGGAGTCCCCGGACTTCCGGCCCGAGGGCTGCCGGTCCATGCACGACATCACCCGCTTCTGCCATGAGAAGGCGGTGGCTGAGATGTTCGCCCAGGACAACCGCCCGGTGTCGGGCGCGTTCCGGCTCGCCGGAGAACGGGCCATGCAGTACTGGCTGGTGGACATCGGCGGCGGCACCACGGTCGAGGAGAACGGCTCCGCAAATTCCAGCCAGAGCATCGGCATCGAGTCCGTCCGGTCCAACCCCATGCGCGCCCTGTGGTACGGCATGATGGCCGTGCCCTGGGAGGGCCCGCCGGTCCCGCGCCTGGACAGCTTCATGTCCGTCATGACCAGCGCGGCCCAGAATCCGGCCCTGGAGGCCGGGGCACGCAACGACATGGGCGAGCGCAACTACTTCATCGTGGGCAGCCGGTACTGCAACCTGCAATCCCGGTTCGGCTTCCACTTCTGCACCATCGAGGGGTTCGCGGGCGATGACCCCAACGTGAACTACGCCCTGTTCCAGTTCAAGGGGGGCGGGGCGAGCCTGGACCGCCGCCACCTGCGCTCGCGCCTGGTGGCCGAGACCCTGGAAAAGCGAGGCTTCATCGCCGAGATCCGCGAGGACGCCCTGTTCGCAAGGCTGGAGGGCGTCAGCCGCCAGGCAGTGGAGCAGGCCATGGCCGTGCTCGGCTACCTGCTCATGCACACCCGGCAGATCGACATGTCCATGGCCGATCCGGGCATGGTCGTCCACTACCGCGACCTGTTCGAGGCGGACATCGAGGAGCTGCTGGAAGGCTTGCCCGATGAGCTCCGGGAAGCGGGGTGCGCGCCGTGA
- a CDS encoding sensor histidine kinase: protein MTSTPYSRLKWYLVLITLGLSLVPLFALGYVIHSEFRQTYEEKLADNLRLMVANRRDAISMFLNERVVQLQMLADIHSFDEMSHQAYLNKVFDAVHGTSSSFFDIGVIGQNGGHEAYCGPFDLMDVNYRDEPWFHQVMLKGLYISDVFMGFRNFPHFIIAVKRQEAGRTWILRATIDSEVFTSLVRNVRTGKQGDAYIVNDKDVLQTPSRFGGKALTRVALPVQLQGEGVEIQSWRQDGVPVIAGITPLPNTNWRLVIMENPEEGLSPLVRTRSLIYALLGACALMIFLGAYLTVSSAVARLRASDRQRAAMDAAVMQSSKMASLGKLAAGVAHEVNNPLSIIRESAGWIRDIINDGELGDGPAVDELQEAVSDIDRHVERARTVTHRMLGFARRMEPLQEDVDVNMLANQTASFLENETRHRNIELKTDLDPELPLITTDANQLQQVLLNLLENAIDAIERDGEITVVTRAAGDGVVLSIADSGEGISRENLAKVFDPFFTTKPTGEGTGLGLSIVYSTLSKLGGTIKVNSEPGQGSTFTIRLPFTGPQFPGGKEEP, encoded by the coding sequence GTGACCTCCACACCGTACTCCCGGCTCAAGTGGTACCTGGTGCTGATCACCCTGGGGCTCTCCCTGGTCCCGCTCTTCGCGCTCGGCTACGTCATCCACAGCGAATTCCGCCAGACCTACGAGGAGAAACTGGCCGACAACCTGCGGCTCATGGTCGCCAACCGGCGGGACGCCATCTCCATGTTCCTGAACGAGCGGGTGGTCCAGCTCCAGATGCTGGCCGACATCCACTCCTTCGACGAGATGTCCCACCAGGCCTACCTGAACAAGGTCTTCGACGCGGTCCACGGCACGTCCAGTTCGTTCTTCGACATCGGGGTCATCGGCCAGAACGGCGGCCACGAGGCCTACTGCGGGCCCTTTGACCTCATGGACGTGAACTACCGCGACGAGCCGTGGTTCCACCAGGTCATGCTCAAGGGGCTGTACATCAGCGACGTGTTCATGGGCTTCCGCAACTTTCCGCACTTCATCATCGCGGTGAAGCGGCAGGAGGCGGGCAGGACCTGGATACTGCGGGCGACCATCGACTCCGAGGTGTTCACTTCGCTGGTGCGCAACGTGCGCACCGGAAAGCAGGGCGACGCATACATCGTCAACGACAAGGACGTACTCCAGACCCCGTCGCGGTTCGGCGGCAAGGCCCTGACCAGGGTCGCCCTGCCCGTGCAGCTGCAGGGCGAGGGCGTGGAGATCCAGTCCTGGCGGCAGGACGGCGTCCCGGTCATCGCCGGGATCACTCCCCTGCCCAACACCAACTGGCGGCTGGTCATCATGGAGAACCCCGAGGAGGGACTCTCCCCGCTGGTGCGCACCCGCTCGCTCATCTACGCCCTGCTCGGGGCCTGCGCCCTGATGATCTTCCTCGGGGCCTACCTGACCGTGTCCTCGGCGGTGGCCCGGCTCCGGGCGTCCGACCGCCAACGAGCGGCCATGGACGCGGCGGTCATGCAGTCGAGCAAGATGGCCTCCCTGGGCAAGCTGGCCGCCGGAGTGGCCCACGAGGTCAACAACCCGCTGTCCATCATCCGGGAAAGTGCGGGCTGGATACGCGACATCATCAACGACGGCGAGCTGGGTGACGGCCCGGCTGTGGACGAACTCCAGGAGGCCGTCTCGGACATCGACCGCCACGTGGAGCGGGCGCGCACCGTGACCCACCGCATGCTCGGCTTCGCCCGGCGCATGGAGCCGCTCCAGGAGGACGTGGACGTGAACATGCTGGCCAACCAGACCGCCTCTTTCCTGGAGAACGAGACCCGGCACCGCAACATCGAGCTCAAGACCGACCTGGATCCGGAGCTGCCGCTGATCACCACCGACGCCAACCAGTTGCAGCAGGTCCTCCTGAACCTGCTGGAAAACGCCATCGACGCCATTGAACGCGACGGCGAGATCACGGTGGTCACCAGGGCCGCCGGGGACGGTGTCGTCCTGAGCATCGCCGACAGCGGGGAGGGCATCTCCAGGGAGAACCTGGCCAAGGTCTTCGATCCCTTCTTCACCACCAAGCCCACCGGCGAAGGGACCGGCCTGGGGCTCTCCATCGTCTACAGCACCCTGAGCAAGCTGGGCGGGACCATCAAAGTCAACAGCGAGCCGGGGCAGGGCTCGACCTTCACCATCCGCCTGCCCTTCACCGGTCCGCAATTTCCGGGCGGCAAGGAGGAACCATGA
- a CDS encoding sigma-54-dependent transcriptional regulator, whose product MIQIRVLVVDDEPDFLKLIQRRLTKRNVHVDTVTNGEAALAFLREHPVDVVILDVRMPGLSGIDTLKEIRRRFRDTEVIMLTGHGSLQSGIEGISLGAYDYILKPFSIDNLLGRIRAAFEHARLRIERRK is encoded by the coding sequence ATGATCCAGATCCGCGTACTTGTGGTCGACGACGAACCCGATTTCCTGAAGCTTATTCAACGCAGGCTGACCAAGCGCAACGTGCACGTGGACACCGTGACCAACGGCGAGGCGGCCCTGGCCTTCCTCCGCGAGCACCCCGTGGACGTGGTCATCCTCGACGTGCGCATGCCGGGGCTGTCCGGCATCGACACCCTCAAGGAGATCCGCAGGCGGTTCCGCGATACCGAGGTCATCATGCTGACCGGCCACGGCTCCCTGCAGTCGGGCATCGAGGGCATCAGCCTCGGGGCCTACGACTACATCCTCAAGCCGTTCTCCATCGACAACCTGCTCGGGCGCATCCGTGCGGCCTTTGAGCATGCCAGGCTGCGCATCGAGAGGCGGAAATAA
- a CDS encoding sensor histidine kinase, which produces MSLTYARRVVMLGRSAYPVSCLAVGAAAWFHGRTGDSMALAAVLAVAGGMWLLLWASARWLDQAAAERTEMGDQLIQSQRVLALGELSTGIAHEINNPLNIILQEAELMRYNLAATPTPDTLPEVLEEVRTSLNVIYAQVSRCSDITHKLLDLARNRKPVSQPADINQLVEDMLELVERESGPRQIHIHRRPDPELPTVISDPPLLRQVFLNLLINAVQAVDRDGDIFITTYRDAGMACTEIRDTGPGITQENRERIFNPFFTTKAPGQGTGLGLSVSLRIINELGGDIHVESTPGKGASFTVRIPLKR; this is translated from the coding sequence ATGAGCCTGACATACGCGAGACGGGTGGTCATGCTCGGCCGCTCCGCCTATCCGGTATCCTGCCTGGCCGTGGGCGCGGCCGCATGGTTCCACGGGCGCACCGGCGACAGCATGGCCCTGGCCGCGGTCCTGGCCGTGGCCGGCGGCATGTGGCTGCTGCTCTGGGCCTCGGCCCGCTGGCTGGACCAGGCCGCGGCCGAGCGGACCGAGATGGGCGACCAGCTCATCCAGTCCCAGCGCGTCCTGGCCCTGGGCGAACTGTCAACGGGCATCGCCCACGAGATCAACAACCCCCTGAACATCATCCTTCAGGAGGCCGAGCTCATGCGCTACAACCTGGCCGCCACGCCCACGCCCGATACCCTGCCCGAAGTCCTGGAGGAGGTCCGCACGAGCCTGAACGTCATCTACGCCCAGGTCTCCCGCTGCTCGGACATCACCCACAAGCTCCTGGACCTGGCCCGCAACCGCAAGCCCGTGTCCCAGCCGGCGGACATCAACCAGTTGGTGGAGGACATGCTCGAACTGGTGGAGCGTGAATCCGGCCCCCGGCAGATACACATCCACCGGCGGCCCGACCCGGAGCTGCCCACCGTGATCTCGGACCCGCCGCTGCTGCGCCAGGTCTTCCTGAACCTGCTGATCAACGCGGTCCAGGCCGTGGACCGGGACGGCGACATCTTCATCACCACCTATCGCGACGCGGGCATGGCCTGCACTGAGATACGGGACACCGGACCGGGCATCACCCAGGAGAACCGGGAGCGCATCTTCAACCCGTTTTTCACCACCAAGGCCCCCGGCCAGGGCACGGGGCTCGGCCTGTCGGTCAGCCTGCGGATCATCAACGAACTGGGCGGGGACATCCATGTGGAGTCCACCCCGGGCAAGGGAGCGTCCTTCACCGTGCGCATTCCCCTCAAACGATAA
- a CDS encoding response regulator, whose protein sequence is MSVKARILVVDDEDRFRQSLCRLLRAEGFTVDSAESGLDALNKLATNEFDVVLLDMKMPGLSGSETFNEIQLQGFDVETVCLTGHTSISDAMKLLHNGVFDYLLKPASMPEILETVQRAMERKLLRHGEIGVSELIDGSGTR, encoded by the coding sequence ATGAGCGTCAAGGCGAGAATCCTCGTGGTCGACGACGAAGACCGGTTCCGTCAGTCCCTGTGCCGCCTGCTGCGCGCGGAGGGCTTTACTGTGGACTCGGCCGAGAGCGGGCTCGACGCCCTGAACAAGCTGGCCACGAACGAGTTCGACGTGGTCCTGCTGGACATGAAGATGCCCGGCCTGTCGGGCTCGGAAACCTTCAACGAAATACAGTTGCAGGGCTTCGACGTGGAGACCGTCTGCCTGACCGGGCACACTTCCATCAGCGATGCCATGAAACTGCTGCACAACGGGGTCTTCGACTACCTGCTCAAGCCTGCGTCCATGCCGGAAATTCTCGAGACCGTGCAGCGGGCCATGGAGCGCAAGCTCTTGCGGCATGGTGAAATCGGCGTATCGGAACTGATAGACGGATCGGGAACGCGCTAG
- a CDS encoding ATP-binding protein, with translation MDDFAYENLGICYWNGTLGPFNVGVVGTGSMLRVLLDIIYNEAFREFLPEMCLSAISDTNPNEPLPEDCETCPIYPTYREMLDAHPEINLVVEITGDGGIAARLRQDLPAGIALIDHRELVFLCGLHDMAVVKGHYMTSLDHQRSLIQSIIDEIREDIFLLDKSGNIQDLNRTVWQRAGIPRKELLGRPCFEAARLRDGSTFCSQLDPVCPFHKTLLSGRKEEAMVTRVNGSGLLQYYRLYAYPIFDMRGQMSHIMVMHRDITERTQREKYQQQQDKFAIIGEISTYLAHEIRNPLYAVGGFANALLRSPKLDEQEREKVQIIVEETRRLDKLLTNMLNFVRPTPGPGSAVDLVAVCRDVAELMDVGYGRQGYDIVIRAADNLPSVQGDADSLKQCLVNIIKNSIEAMPGGGEVVIALAMDGGDVAVRISDTGTGMSETELDRAFNPFYSTKADGNGLGLPLIKKIIEEAGGSVTLASRPGQGTTVTLHLQPAMDVERQDREGTDGI, from the coding sequence ATGGACGATTTCGCATACGAGAACCTCGGCATCTGCTACTGGAACGGGACGCTCGGCCCCTTCAACGTGGGTGTGGTGGGCACCGGCTCCATGCTCCGGGTCCTGCTCGACATCATCTACAACGAGGCCTTCCGCGAATTTCTGCCCGAGATGTGTCTGTCGGCCATCAGCGACACCAACCCCAACGAACCCCTGCCCGAGGACTGCGAGACCTGCCCCATCTACCCCACCTACCGGGAGATGCTCGACGCCCACCCGGAGATCAATCTGGTGGTGGAAATCACAGGCGACGGGGGCATCGCGGCCCGGCTGCGACAGGATCTGCCCGCCGGCATCGCGCTGATCGACCACCGGGAACTGGTCTTCCTGTGCGGACTGCACGACATGGCCGTGGTCAAGGGCCACTACATGACCAGCCTGGACCACCAGCGCTCCCTGATCCAATCCATCATCGACGAGATCCGCGAGGACATTTTCCTCCTGGACAAGAGCGGGAACATCCAGGACCTGAACCGCACGGTCTGGCAACGGGCGGGCATACCGCGCAAGGAGCTGCTGGGCAGGCCGTGCTTCGAGGCCGCCCGGCTCCGCGACGGCTCGACCTTCTGCAGCCAGCTCGACCCGGTCTGTCCCTTCCACAAGACGCTCCTCTCCGGCCGCAAGGAAGAGGCCATGGTCACCCGCGTCAACGGCAGCGGCCTGCTCCAGTACTACCGGCTCTATGCCTACCCCATTTTCGACATGCGCGGGCAGATGTCCCACATCATGGTCATGCACCGGGACATCACCGAGCGGACCCAGCGCGAAAAGTATCAGCAACAGCAGGACAAGTTCGCCATCATCGGCGAGATATCCACCTACCTGGCCCATGAGATCCGCAACCCGCTCTATGCGGTGGGCGGGTTCGCCAATGCCCTGTTGCGCTCCCCCAAGCTGGACGAGCAGGAGCGCGAAAAGGTCCAGATCATTGTAGAGGAGACCCGCCGCCTGGACAAGCTGCTGACCAACATGCTCAATTTCGTGCGTCCCACCCCCGGCCCCGGCTCGGCCGTGGACCTGGTGGCCGTGTGCCGAGACGTGGCCGAACTCATGGACGTAGGCTACGGCCGCCAGGGGTACGACATCGTCATCCGGGCCGCGGATAACCTGCCCTCGGTGCAGGGCGACGCCGATTCGCTGAAGCAGTGCCTGGTGAACATCATCAAGAACTCCATCGAGGCCATGCCCGGCGGCGGCGAGGTCGTCATCGCCCTGGCCATGGACGGCGGCGACGTGGCCGTGCGCATCTCGGACACGGGCACGGGCATGAGCGAGACCGAACTGGACCGCGCCTTCAACCCCTTCTACTCCACCAAGGCGGACGGCAACGGACTGGGCCTGCCCTTGATCAAGAAGATCATCGAGGAGGCCGGTGGCAGCGTGACCCTGGCCAGCCGCCCCGGCCAGGGGACCACCGTGACCCTGCACCTGCAACCGGCCATGGATGTGGAACGCCAGGACCGGGAAGGAACGGACGGAATTTAG
- a CDS encoding permease, with protein sequence MKTFLTLWNEAAITSLGLFWTAFWAFGLGYLVSSMIQVFVTRSRMKRGMGTATAGSVAFSTFFGFLSSSCSFAALSTTRSLFAKGAGLVPALAFMLSSTNLVVELGIIIALFLSWQFVVGEYLGGILLIAFMWIVVVLTLPDGLEEKAREHARVRAGDDDGDENPDWRAMIRSPEGWLRVARRYGMEWDMVWKDVAIGFTVAGIIATFVPRGFFQTLFIDSGAAHPAFWQVLAQAVIGPIAAFFTFIGSMGNVPLAAVLFTNGVSFAGVMAFLFSDLVVFPVVRIQAGYYGWKMALYLVGVLLLALVATSVVLHYGFAAFDMLPKSASGKIMADREFFAVDYTMFLDAAFAVMSAAFWLWKRRADRAAMAGHMDHGSDHAGMSHEHGGMDHGSPALGDRFLFWFAMAAFAWLAGGMLAPLFAG encoded by the coding sequence ATGAAGACGTTTTTAACTCTATGGAACGAAGCGGCAATAACCTCGCTCGGCCTGTTCTGGACGGCCTTCTGGGCCTTCGGGCTGGGCTATCTGGTCAGCAGCATGATCCAGGTCTTCGTCACCCGCAGCCGCATGAAGCGGGGCATGGGCACGGCCACGGCCGGGAGCGTCGCGTTCAGCACCTTTTTCGGCTTCCTGTCCAGTTCGTGCAGCTTTGCGGCCCTGTCCACCACCCGTTCGCTGTTTGCCAAGGGGGCCGGACTGGTGCCTGCCCTGGCCTTCATGCTCTCCTCCACCAACCTGGTGGTGGAGTTGGGGATCATCATCGCCCTGTTTCTCTCCTGGCAGTTCGTGGTCGGCGAATACCTCGGCGGCATCCTGCTCATCGCCTTCATGTGGATCGTGGTCGTCCTGACCCTGCCGGACGGGTTGGAGGAGAAGGCCAGGGAGCACGCCCGCGTCAGGGCCGGGGATGACGACGGGGACGAGAATCCGGACTGGCGGGCCATGATCCGTTCGCCCGAGGGATGGCTCCGGGTGGCCCGGCGTTACGGCATGGAGTGGGACATGGTCTGGAAGGACGTGGCCATCGGCTTCACCGTGGCGGGCATCATCGCGACCTTCGTGCCGCGCGGCTTTTTCCAGACCCTGTTCATCGACTCCGGAGCGGCCCATCCGGCCTTCTGGCAGGTCCTGGCCCAGGCCGTCATCGGGCCCATAGCCGCCTTCTTCACTTTTATCGGTTCCATGGGCAACGTGCCCCTGGCCGCCGTGCTCTTCACCAACGGAGTCAGCTTCGCCGGGGTCATGGCCTTCCTGTTCAGCGATCTGGTGGTCTTCCCGGTGGTGCGCATCCAGGCGGGCTACTACGGCTGGAAGATGGCCCTCTACCTTGTCGGCGTCCTGCTCCTGGCCCTGGTGGCCACGTCCGTGGTCCTGCACTACGGCTTCGCCGCCTTCGACATGCTGCCCAAGAGCGCGTCGGGAAAGATCATGGCCGACCGCGAATTCTTCGCCGTGGACTACACCATGTTCCTTGACGCGGCCTTCGCCGTCATGTCCGCGGCGTTCTGGCTGTGGAAGCGGAGGGCCGACCGTGCCGCCATGGCCGGGCACATGGACCACGGTTCCGACCATGCGGGGATGTCCCACGAACACGGCGGCATGGACCACGGTTCGCCCGCCCTGGGCGACCGCTTCCTCTTCTGGTTCGCCATGGCCGCCTTCGCCTGGCTGGCCGGCGGCATGCTCGCCCCCCTGTTCGCGGGCTGA
- a CDS encoding 4Fe-4S double cluster binding domain-containing protein, translated as MNSKELKGFAVDAGATVARIADLDRLRGIETMPPDLLDGFRYAVSLAVALSGSIMETITDRPTPIYASHYLRVNALLDETALKVTRYIEERGARAMPLPASQTLDEERNVSYLSHKAVAVAAGIGWQGKSLLTVSPDYGPRIRLVTVLTDADLVSDEPLKNRCGGCTKCTDACPAGAIKNVNTDSHYASRDEALHFERCVRHVREVCARMENIGASICGVCIKVCPWGAKKREAA; from the coding sequence ATGAACAGTAAAGAACTCAAGGGATTCGCAGTGGACGCGGGCGCGACCGTGGCCCGCATCGCCGACCTCGACCGGCTCCGGGGCATCGAGACCATGCCGCCCGATCTCCTGGACGGATTCCGCTACGCAGTGTCCCTGGCCGTGGCCCTGAGCGGGTCGATCATGGAGACCATCACGGACCGGCCCACGCCGATCTACGCCTCGCACTATTTACGGGTGAACGCTCTGCTGGACGAGACGGCGCTCAAGGTCACCCGGTACATCGAGGAGCGCGGGGCCAGGGCCATGCCCCTGCCCGCCAGCCAGACCCTCGACGAGGAGCGCAACGTCTCCTACCTGTCGCACAAGGCCGTGGCCGTGGCCGCCGGGATCGGCTGGCAGGGCAAGAGTCTGCTCACGGTCAGCCCGGACTACGGCCCGCGCATCCGGCTGGTCACCGTGCTGACCGATGCGGACCTGGTTTCGGACGAGCCCCTCAAAAACCGTTGCGGCGGGTGCACCAAATGCACGGACGCCTGCCCGGCCGGGGCCATCAAGAACGTGAACACCGACTCGCACTACGCCTCCAGGGACGAGGCCCTGCACTTCGAGCGCTGCGTCCGCCACGTGCGCGAGGTCTGCGCCAGGATGGAGAACATCGGCGCGTCCATCTGCGGCGTGTGCATCAAGGTCTGCCCCTGGGGCGCAAAGAAGCGCGAGGCGGCCTGA
- a CDS encoding TIGR03905 family TSCPD domain-containing protein has translation MKSNLSELTPLAPLDLAAPADEDLEIFKPENVCSKMIRYKVENGRLTRLDFTGGCDGNLKAIAALVEGMKVEDVVDKLKGITCGKKDTSCVDQLCVALLGGSH, from the coding sequence ATGAAATCCAATCTCTCCGAACTCACTCCCCTTGCCCCTCTCGACCTGGCCGCTCCGGCCGACGAGGACCTCGAAATCTTCAAACCCGAGAACGTCTGTTCCAAGATGATCCGCTACAAGGTCGAGAATGGCCGGCTGACGCGCCTTGACTTCACCGGCGGGTGCGACGGCAACCTCAAGGCCATCGCCGCCCTGGTGGAAGGCATGAAGGTCGAGGACGTGGTGGACAAACTCAAGGGCATCACCTGCGGGAAGAAGGACACTTCCTGCGTCGACCAGCTCTGCGTCGCCCTGCTGGGCGGCAGTCACTGA